The Narcine bancroftii isolate sNarBan1 chromosome 11, sNarBan1.hap1, whole genome shotgun sequence genome has a window encoding:
- the LOC138746365 gene encoding glycogen synthase kinase-3 beta-like, which yields MATLCHGPNVPKVVSCTDDKIIDNGSFGVVYQARLVDSGELIAIKKILQDKRFKNRKLQIVRKLDHTVIVPLLNFYSSVVKVRSTCTHPTPTLMHIICCYLPHSFN from the exons atGGCCACTctgtgtcatggacccaacgtccccaaggtggtgtcctgcacagatgataaaatcatcgacaatggatctttcggtgtggtgtaccaggcaaggctggtggactccggagagctgattgccatcaagaagatcttgcaggacaagagattcaag aaccgcaaactgcagatcgtgcgaaagttggatcacaccgtcatcgtccctcttctcaacttctactcctctgtagtcaaggtaagatccacctgcacccaccccacccccactctgatgcatatcatttgctgctaccttccccattccttcaattga